From one Mobula hypostoma chromosome 28, sMobHyp1.1, whole genome shotgun sequence genomic stretch:
- the ercc1 gene encoding DNA excision repair protein ERCC-1 isoform X2: MAGRSLPVLFPSGERVAVSELGQEDPQMLPEDAGDVGARLDASEGGLRGGGGRTGSIVVSPRQRGNPVLKFIRNVPWEFGEVNADYVLGPCTCALYLSVRYHCLKPDYIHHRLRLLGKDFALRLLLVHVDTKNPHDILKELARISILADCTLILAWSAEEAGRYLESYKVYENKPADVLKERVEQDFLSKITDCLTTVKSVNRTDCITLISTFKAQRIHDLLREPFLRDQQTQDGKSDT; this comes from the exons ATGGCCGGTCGATCGCTGCCC GTTCTCTTCCCGTCGGGGGAAAGGGTTGCGGTGAGTGAGCTTGGCCAAGAAGACCCCCAAATGCTCCCGGAGGATGCTGGAGATGTGGGGGCACGGCTTGATGCCTCAGAAGGTGGATTGAGAGGAGGTGGGGGCCGGACGGGAAGCATTGTCGTCAGCCCACGACAG cGAGGGAACCCTGTCCTCAAGTTCATCCGCAATGTCCCCTGGGAGTTCGGGGAGGTGAATGCCGACTACGTCCTGGGACCCTGCACCTGTGCTCTCTATCTCAG tGTGCGTTACCACTGTCTAAAGCCGGATTATATTCATCACCGTCTCCGTCTGCTCGGGAAGGACTTCGCTCTACGCCTGTTGCTGGTACATGTTGATACG AAAAACCCCCATGATATCCTCAAGGAGCTGGCACGCATCAGTATCCTGGCTGACTGCACCCTGATTCTGGCCTGGAG CGCTGAAGAGGCAGGACGATATCTGGAAAGTTATAAAGTGTATGAGAACAAACCAGCCGACGTTCTGAAGGAGAGAGTGGAGCAAGACTTTCTCTCTAAG ATCACCGACTGCCTCACCACTGTCAAATCTGTCAACCGGACCGACTGCATCACTCTCATCAGCACGTTTAAG GCTCAGAGAATCCACGATCTCCTTCGGGAGCCATTCCTCCGGGACCAACAGACACAAGATGGAAAGAGCGACACCTGA
- the ercc1 gene encoding DNA excision repair protein ERCC-1 isoform X1 — MAGRSLPVLFPSGERVAVSELGQEDPQMLPEDAGDVGARLDASEGGLRGGGGRTGSIVVSPRQRGNPVLKFIRNVPWEFGEVNADYVLGPCTCALYLSVRYHCLKPDYIHHRLRLLGKDFALRLLLVHVDTKNPHDILKELARISILADCTLILAWSAEEAGRYLESYKVYENKPADVLKERVEQDFLSKITDCLTTVKSVNRTDCITLISTFKTLSGIIEAPTDELSLCPGLGPQKAQRIHDLLREPFLRDQQTQDGKSDT; from the exons ATGGCCGGTCGATCGCTGCCC GTTCTCTTCCCGTCGGGGGAAAGGGTTGCGGTGAGTGAGCTTGGCCAAGAAGACCCCCAAATGCTCCCGGAGGATGCTGGAGATGTGGGGGCACGGCTTGATGCCTCAGAAGGTGGATTGAGAGGAGGTGGGGGCCGGACGGGAAGCATTGTCGTCAGCCCACGACAG cGAGGGAACCCTGTCCTCAAGTTCATCCGCAATGTCCCCTGGGAGTTCGGGGAGGTGAATGCCGACTACGTCCTGGGACCCTGCACCTGTGCTCTCTATCTCAG tGTGCGTTACCACTGTCTAAAGCCGGATTATATTCATCACCGTCTCCGTCTGCTCGGGAAGGACTTCGCTCTACGCCTGTTGCTGGTACATGTTGATACG AAAAACCCCCATGATATCCTCAAGGAGCTGGCACGCATCAGTATCCTGGCTGACTGCACCCTGATTCTGGCCTGGAG CGCTGAAGAGGCAGGACGATATCTGGAAAGTTATAAAGTGTATGAGAACAAACCAGCCGACGTTCTGAAGGAGAGAGTGGAGCAAGACTTTCTCTCTAAG ATCACCGACTGCCTCACCACTGTCAAATCTGTCAACCGGACCGACTGCATCACTCTCATCAGCACGTTTAAG ACACTCTCAGGGATCATTGAGGCCCCTACAGACGAGCTCTCCCTCTGCCCTGGTCTCGGTCCCCAGAAG GCTCAGAGAATCCACGATCTCCTTCGGGAGCCATTCCTCCGGGACCAACAGACACAAGATGGAAAGAGCGACACCTGA